The genomic DNA GGAATGTTTATCGAACGCTACGGTTTCACGCCGAAGTATTCGTCAAAGTCTCGCTTGGATTGCCCGCCGTGGTCTACTAACGATCTACCCGACTTTCAATTTCCGGACGCCCAACAACGCGATCCAACCGCCATGCTGTTGCTCGATCTATTGGATTGGATTCGGCAGTACGAGCTGGAAGTCGTCAAGCGACTAGGCATCGATTACCGCCGTAACACGTTGATCCAATGGAACAACGGCAAGCGTCCCTTCATGCCGGCGGAACAAATGGCGTCGTCGTGGCGAGAACTAACCATCGCAATCGCTGCCAATCCAGATGCATGGATCTCTTTGAACGCGGACCAACCCATTTCGGCGGGCAACCGTGCGGAAGAAGGAAGTGAGCGATAGTCGCACGACCACCAAACTTCCAGTCAGGGTTGTAGCCGGGTTTCCTCACTGGAATGAATCTGTCGAGAAGTTCCAGCGAGAGCATTGCGTAGAAAGGATTGAAAGGGAACGTGAACTCAGCCCGCCATAGCGACTCGCGCGGCGTAGAAGACGCCCACGCCCAAGATCAGGATGGCGCGAACGTAGTTCCAGGGCAGTTTGGCCAGGCGACTCTCTTCGCGGATCAAGCTGCCACCGAATCGTTGCAGCAACATGCCGACGCAGGTGAGTGAACTGGCGATACCGGCGGCGAACAGACCGATCACGGCATAGGCCGCCACGGGCGAACCGGTGGACATGCTAGTGAAGTAGGCTGCCAGCGCCGAAGGGCAGGGGAGCAAGCCGAAAGCAACACCAAGCAGGGCACTCATCGAGTAGCTTGATTTTGCCGAGCGTGGTTTTGCATCGTAATCTTCATCGCGATGATGTCGGCAACCACACTTCTTCGCCGGTTTGGCGCGGTAAGCGCCCCACAACATCCAAGTTCCTACGCAGAGAACCAAACCGGCACTGATCCACTGCAACGTCGCCGTCATCGCCTCGTTGTCATGATGGTGATCGCCGGTCACTAAATGATGCGTCAAATGGACGGCCATCGCGATGGCAATCAAGGAGACCGAATGGGCCAGCCCACTGGAGAGCCCCATCACCAACGGATGCCAATAGCTACGTCGCTCGCCCGACAGGTAGACCAACATCGCGGTCTTACCATGTCCCGGTTCCAGTGCGTGCAGCGCACCGAGGAAGAACGCAACGCCGAGCGTCAATTCGTGCGTGTGTTGATGCATGAGGATGCCTGAATCCGAAGACGAGAGTTTGCTTCGGAGACATTACGAAAAAAACAAGCGATCGGTTCACTAAGTGCGTGGCGATGGTGATACCGGTTGACTTGCGATCCTCGTCGACGCCCCACAAAGGCCTGGGATATGTTTATGCTTCGACAACCGAGCCAACAAACGGTGACAAAGGGATCTCCGAGCACATCGGGCGTGGGCGTGTTTCAGGTGATTCCTCGAGGCGGTGCAGAGCAACTCACTTCACCTTGCGGCCAAATGCCGGCAGTATCCACGGGCCCATTCCCCCAACGAAGCGAATTGACCGGCAAACGTCCTGAGACGGTGTGCCCCTACCTCGCAACGGATCAGGAAACGCATCGTTACGACAACTTCCTCGATTTGCCCCATCCTCGGCGCTCGCGCGCCTAAACAGTGCCTCCAGGAGTGCCAACGAGGAATACAAACACCGATGCGTCCGAGACGCTTCACGCGACAAGTCCCTAATCAATTGGATTCGCGGAGATCCAAATCGCCTGCCCGCTTCCAGCACTCATCGTTGCCGTCAGCGTGTCACTGGAGGTGACTTCGCGCGATTCGATGCGGACAAGCTTTTTGTCTTTCGGGTCCTCTGCGTAGATCTTCGCCGTGTAAGTTCCCGGCCCCAGGAAATCGAGGGGGATGTCGAGGCTTCGCGCTTCGTTGACAATGGTTCCTACAAACCATCGATCGCCGCTCTTTCTTGC from Rosistilla carotiformis includes the following:
- a CDS encoding HoxN/HupN/NixA family nickel/cobalt transporter, producing MHQHTHELTLGVAFFLGALHALEPGHGKTAMLVYLSGERRSYWHPLVMGLSSGLAHSVSLIAIAMAVHLTHHLVTGDHHHDNEAMTATLQWISAGLVLCVGTWMLWGAYRAKPAKKCGCRHHRDEDYDAKPRSAKSSYSMSALLGVAFGLLPCPSALAAYFTSMSTGSPVAAYAVIGLFAAGIASSLTCVGMLLQRFGGSLIREESRLAKLPWNYVRAILILGVGVFYAARVAMAG